aatttaatatactttttttattttcaattttatcccttttatttatatatatatatacacggtATAAAAATGTGACTTAGTTGAGAAGTTGACTGGAGTGTAGTGTTCATAGAGAGCTATGTTACAAATTTCTAGACCTATCTTTTGTAAATAGATATAACCATACAAGAAAATGTCGCGGTTTACCATTTTGTTTGACTCAAAGGATGAGTGTTTGTGCCTTGATGGCTATGTTCGGAGCACGGTCCCCCTAACTTAGGCTATGTTGATACTAGTTTTTGCTATAGTTTGTATGGTGTGTCCCACTTGTTAGATTTTTCCTCTTGATCTATTATTGATGTAAATTTACAACGACAGCCTTTTTcagtgtaacagctcaagcccaccgctagcaaatattgtcttatttgagtttttcctttccgAATTCCCTCAATGTATTTAAAACGCATCGGCTATGGAGAgatttacacacccttataaagaatgtttcgttctccactgatgtaggatctcacaataaccATCATTGTAATTATGATGACGGTCGATTTTGAACTGATATCAATTATCAATAGTCTTTTGTACATTATAACATGCAGAAAGATACTGGTTATAGATGTTAcgatttaaaatcaaatacgatatttttaattttttttcaaaaaaaataaaaataagataaaatgtCTTATGAAACACGCTATAGACGAcaccaaattttaattcatcgatgattttttaaaattatatatagaaTATTTTACAATGTCCATTATTGACAAATAGAcacaacaaattttaaatcacaatcaaatattttttttaatataaaacaaaatgaaaatttggaaattaaataaaaatagatattttgtacaaatttattagacttcatgaaattgaatgtctaattttaattggaaattttgtggaaattaatttttgtggcTTGACTtggcttttatttatttatttatttatttttatttttattttttttagagctTGACTTTGCTTATTAATTAGCTCTAGCTTGTCCCTTTATTAGTTGACTTGGTAGGTCTTTCAACAAGCACATGGCTTTGTAATATCATTGCCacgtatattttatattttaaatataaattaaaaaaattaatttatgtgaTTTAATATACggatgaaattttaatatttaaaaatatagagactaaattataattttttctagggtcaaatttgtaatttaaccaaaattttaCGCTCGAGACAAATATTCATCTACAAACCATGGcctaaaaaaatacatacacCAATGGAATCCATCAACTTGAATTAAGATTCTTCCTAATATACCCTTAGTTATTGATGATATTCAAAAGTGAAACCCTATTTCTTATTAATCTCCTAAACAAACCATCCAATCCTCCTTCTAAATCTTGAACACATACCTCCAACTTCCCTAGCTGATCTCCCATGCTCTCTATCCCGCCGTTGCCCGTCGTCGGGCTGTCGGAGTTTAATTTGCTCGCCACCATGTCGACCGCTGCGTCTACGGTGGCGAACTCATTTGCCTCTCCTTCTGCAGCTTCTTCGGTTAAAATCGCTCTTTTGGAGCGCATGAGCTTTGAAACTAGTGCCCACCCGCTGCCCCTGGtcttccctttctttcccAAAACGTAGCTCATGAGGGCTTCGAAAACGTTCACACTTGCTGCTTCTACGTCGAATAATAGGCCTATTAAGGCCATGGTTTCGATGTCTTTAATGGAGATTGAGCTTGGTTTTGTCCCGTATGTCTTTAGGCTCGTTAAAGCCTTTTGGATTGCTCGTTTCACTACTTTTCTTGAGGCTAAATACTTTTCTACCTGCAGATCAAAGCTAAAGTTATCGactttaatataatatcaCAATAGAATACGTGTAAaacgggaaaaaaaaattaaaattcactCATAATTTTGTCacgtttattaattttcaccataaaaaaaacaatactaaGATTCATGAtctcttcaaaatttctaATCTCTACCAATGTACGGAGATCAACCAATATTGAATAAAactataacagcccaaacccaccgctaggagatattgtccactttgatccGTTACGTACGCCATCAGCCTCTCGATTCTAAAACAGGTCAACTACGGGTAGGTTTCCACGCGCAAAtagaaaatgttttgttcccctctccaaccaacatgggatctcacaaaaactcCCGAAACTCGgcaattttaataaacttgGTTGAAAATCATATATCTATAGTGTACCATATATTTTCAATGGTAAATATACAACACACCCGttagaataatttttcaaaacgTCAGTGATTACGACACTCGTTTATAACGTCAAAATCCAATTCAATTAAATCAAAACCTAAATCCAAAACCCGACACACTTtccaatttcaataattaaaacgAATCTCTTGtctaataaaactttaaatttacgACAACTCATCAACGAACGAACGAACGAACGAACGAACGAACGAAGTTCAATCACAAACCTGATTAACAACACCATTTCCACAAGACCAAGAAG
The Cucurbita pepo subsp. pepo cultivar mu-cu-16 chromosome LG16, ASM280686v2, whole genome shotgun sequence genome window above contains:
- the LOC111777032 gene encoding uncharacterized protein LOC111777032, with the translated sequence MGGSSNYHARSNSLPTRPHPLVTECDEHLCRLKALDSAPWTAPGMAKKLAGLQDLQECVNKLLLLRRTREAFGTQRREKWVDEVFDGSLRLLDLCSAAKDGVIHTKECVRELQSLVRRRSSSWSCGNEKYLASRKVVKRAIQKALTSLKTYGTKPSSISIKDIETMALIGLLFDVEAASVNVFEALMSYVLGKKGKTRGSGWALVSKLMRSKRAILTEEAAEGEANEFATVDAAVDMVASKLNSDSPTTGNGGIESMGDQLGKLEVCVQDLEGGLDGLFRRLIRNRVSLLNIINN